In Temnothorax longispinosus isolate EJ_2023e chromosome 2, Tlon_JGU_v1, whole genome shotgun sequence, one DNA window encodes the following:
- the Mino gene encoding glycerol-3-phosphate acyltransferase 1, mitochondrial isoform X3: protein MVDVLSTRLQEVYAKWETRTEVTRNAEPTTTRFSLDGLRRAGQQFHRRKIQDREQSRKVRESSLYSIKETEPLAPLIKHRASFLHYCCRTCTPASRDTLVKSVLKQQQQQPYGINILLVPPGSTLFSRVFNYVSCVLSFKRYDYPMVTGTVLNDEKLKDAIKLTAWETANNEGCSEEKALAKAKARARNILLQMESRCSDTLLKIVSWLVYKLLPCFLQSAVMLPTQIELLKQADDTGLPLVLLPLHRSHLDYIMISFLMVANNIRNPLIAAGDNLRIPFFGWLLRGLGAFFIKRRIDPESGRKDLLYRATLQTYIMESLRAGHNMEFFVEGGRTRTGKPCMPKSGILSVIVDAYMDGTIEDAFLIPIAINYERLVDGNFVREQLGQPKKMETFTSTIKAMWSTLMGRYGIVKIDFCQPFSLREMVKTFQAQQNKLALRNPSERPLKYTMSNSSLYGTDVIVEEQRQLVDSIARHVVYDSSKSMPIMSTNVVAFLLLNKFRDGCTLDKLVETFDSMRQELEFADNNVAFCGESVDIIKHALDILGPGLVTQQRQEITEAVNGDQSYKSNVVIAIRPVSILPNVIELSYYSNTMLLYYVMDSIVVTALYAELQSQLNNPIAIAENNITVLQNSLLERALKLCDILRYEFIFCRPCQELRDIVIETIQNLSHKGIITQKEQVYLEDELWSKRYARNFDDSSDEEYSREREIQKIEYKLSLKPEHSSRMEFLHTMLRPLIDTYTCSAFNLRKLVDRSLSERELTQEVLSEIKTKVDGGVVSYGESLCVDPIKNSFRLFEKWNVLECHMQDNVKILYLKEDCDTAAATKNVYDTIAPFKWVRNMD, encoded by the exons ATGGTAGACGTGTTGTCTACGCGTCTGCAGGAGGTGTACGCCAAGTGGGAAACCAGGACGGAAGTGACGCGAAATGCGGAACCGACGACCACTCGATTTTCCCTGGAcg GTCTCCGACGAGCCGGGCAGCAGTTTCACCGAAGGAAGATCCAGGATCGGGAGCAGTCGCGCAAGGTACGCGAGAGCTCGTTGTACAGCATCAAGGAGACTGAACCACTGGCGCCCTTGATCAAACACAGGGCCTCGTTCCTACATTACTGCTGCAGAACCTGCACGCCCGCTTCCAGG GATACCTTAGTAAAATCCGTGCTcaagcagcagcagcagcagccatACGGTATAAATATACTGTTGGTTCCACCAGGTTCCACGCTTTTCTCGAGGGTATTCAACTACGTATCTTGTGTCTTAAGTTTCAAGAGATATGACTATCCAATGGTCACGGGGACG GTCTTGaatgatgaaaaattaaaagacgCTATTAAGCTAACCGCGTGGGAGACGGCCAATAATGAGGGTTGCAGCGAGGAGAAAGCGCTCGCGAAGGCGAAAGCCAGGGCCAGGAACATATTGCTGCAAATGGAGAGCAGATGCAGCGACACCCTCCTCAAGATAGTCTCGTGGCTGGTGTACAAACTGTTGCCCTGTTTTTTACAATCCGCCGTCATGTTACCCACTCAAATAGAGCTGCTGAAGCAGGCGGATGATACCGGTCTACCGCTCGTGCTGCTGCCGCTCCACCGCAGCCATTTGGACTACATAATGATCAGCTTTCTTATGGTCGCAAATAATATAAGGAATCCATTGATCGCGGCGGGGGATAACTTGAGGATTCCATTTTTTGG ATGGCTTCTGAGAGGTCTGGGTGCTTTCTTCATAAAACGTCGTATCGACCCAGAATCAGGACGCAAGGATCTTCTCTATCGCGCAACTCTTCAAACGTACATCATGGAGAGTCTTCGTGCCGGGCATAACATGGAATTCTTCGTGGAAGGTGGCCGCACGAGAACCGGGAAACCTTGTATGCCGAAGAGTGGCATCCTGAGTGTTATCGTCGACGCGTACATGGACGGCACCATCGAGGACGCGTTTCTGATACCTATAGCGATCAATTACGAACGACTGGTGGACGGAAATTTCGTTAGGGAACAATTGGGACAGCCAAAGAAAATGGAGACTTTCACGTCGACGATCAAAGCCATGTGGTCAACGTTAATGGGTCGTTACGGTATCGTCAAAATCGATTTctgtcaaccgttttccctcagg GAAATGGTAAAGACGTTCCAAGCTCAGCAAAATAAATTAGCTCTAAGAAATCCATCGGAACGACCTTTAAAATACACTATGTCGAATTCGTCTCTTTACGGTACGGATGTAATCGTGGAAGAACAACGACAATTGGTGGACAGCATCGCCCGACACGTTGTATATG ATTCGTCTAAATCTATGCCGATTATGTCAACCAATGTTGtggcatttttattattaaataagttcCGAGATGGTTGTACATTAGACAAACTGGTCGAAACGTTTGACTCAATGAGACAAGAGTTGGAATTTGCTGACAATAACGTAGCGTTTTGCGGAGAGAGCGTTGACATCATTAAACACGCG CTGGATATCTTGGGACCGGGTTTGGTGACGCAACAGCGACAGGAAATCACCGAGGCTGTTAACGGCGATCAATCCTACAAATCGAACGTCGTCATAGCGATCCGTCCTGTGTCGATTCTACCGAATGTGATCGAGCTGTCGTATTACAGCAATACTATGTTGTTGTATTATGTTATGGATAGTATAGTAG TAACTGCTTTGTATGCTGAATTGCAGTCCCAGCTCAATAATCCGATCGCGATCGCAGAGAACAATATTACGGTGTTACAAAACAGTCTACTCGAGCGAGCACTTAAGTTGTGTGACATTCTTAGGTATGAGTTTATTTTCTGCCGGCCCTGCCAGGAACTGAGAGACATAGTTATTGAAACGATACAGAATCTTTCGCATAAGGGCATTATTACCCAGAAAGAG CAAGTTTACCTGGAGGATGAACTCTGGAGCAAAAGATACGCGAGAAATTTTGATGATAGTTCGGACGAGGAGTACTCGAGAGAACGGGAAATCCAAAAGAttgaatataaa ttgaGCTTAAAGCCAGAACATTCTAGTCGCATGGAATTTCTACATACAATGTTACGTCCGTTAATTGACACGTACACATGCAGTGCATTCAATTTGAGGAAGTTGGTCGACCGATCGCTCAGTGAACGAGAATTAACTCAAGAAGTATTGAGTGAAATCAAAACCAAAGTAGACGGAGGCGTAGTTAGCTACG gaGAGAGTTTATGCGTCGATCCGATAAAGAACTCCTTTAGGCTTTTCGAAAAATGGAATGTCCTGGAGTGCCACATGCAAGATaacgttaaaattttgtacttGAAAGAGGATTGCGATACGGCTGCGGCAACAAAAAATGTGTACGATACCATAGCACCTTTCAAGTGGGTCAGAAATATGGATTAA
- the Mino gene encoding glycerol-3-phosphate acyltransferase 1, mitochondrial isoform X6: protein MKYSPWRLLRTMQYAENHATPPYMQKKPNKMVDVLSTRLQEVYAKWETRTEVTRNAEPTTTRFSLDGLRRAGQQFHRRKIQDREQSRKVRESSLYSIKETEPLAPLIKHRASFLHYCCRTCTPASRDTLVKSVLKQQQQQPYGINILLVPPGSTLFSRVFNYVSCVLSFKRYDYPMVTGTVLNDEKLKDAIKLTAWETANNEGCSEEKALAKAKARARNILLQMESRCSDTLLKIVSWLVYKLLPCFLQSAVMLPTQIELLKQADDTGLPLVLLPLHRSHLDYIMISFLMVANNIRNPLIAAGDNLRIPFFGWLLRGLGAFFIKRRIDPESGRKDLLYRATLQTYIMESLRAGHNMEFFVEGGRTRTGKPCMPKSGILSVIVDAYMDGTIEDAFLIPIAINYERLVDGNFVREQLGQPKKMETFTSTIKAMWSTLMGRYGIVKIDFCQPFSLREMVKTFQAQQNKLALRNPSERPLKYTMSNSSLYGTDVIVEEQRQLVDSIARHVVYDSSKSMPIMSTNVVAFLLLNKFRDGCTLDKLVETFDSMRQELEFADNNVAFCGESVDIIKHALDILGPGLVTQQRQEITEAVNGDQSYKSNVVIAIRPVSILPNVIELSYYSNTMLLYYVMDSIVVTALYAELQSQLNNPIAIAENNITVLQNSLLERALKLCDILRYEFIFCRPCQELRDIVIETIQNLSHKGIITQKEQVYLEDELWSKRYARNFDDSSDEEYSREREIQKIEYKVNFFS, encoded by the exons ACCCAATAAAATGGTAGACGTGTTGTCTACGCGTCTGCAGGAGGTGTACGCCAAGTGGGAAACCAGGACGGAAGTGACGCGAAATGCGGAACCGACGACCACTCGATTTTCCCTGGAcg GTCTCCGACGAGCCGGGCAGCAGTTTCACCGAAGGAAGATCCAGGATCGGGAGCAGTCGCGCAAGGTACGCGAGAGCTCGTTGTACAGCATCAAGGAGACTGAACCACTGGCGCCCTTGATCAAACACAGGGCCTCGTTCCTACATTACTGCTGCAGAACCTGCACGCCCGCTTCCAGG GATACCTTAGTAAAATCCGTGCTcaagcagcagcagcagcagccatACGGTATAAATATACTGTTGGTTCCACCAGGTTCCACGCTTTTCTCGAGGGTATTCAACTACGTATCTTGTGTCTTAAGTTTCAAGAGATATGACTATCCAATGGTCACGGGGACG GTCTTGaatgatgaaaaattaaaagacgCTATTAAGCTAACCGCGTGGGAGACGGCCAATAATGAGGGTTGCAGCGAGGAGAAAGCGCTCGCGAAGGCGAAAGCCAGGGCCAGGAACATATTGCTGCAAATGGAGAGCAGATGCAGCGACACCCTCCTCAAGATAGTCTCGTGGCTGGTGTACAAACTGTTGCCCTGTTTTTTACAATCCGCCGTCATGTTACCCACTCAAATAGAGCTGCTGAAGCAGGCGGATGATACCGGTCTACCGCTCGTGCTGCTGCCGCTCCACCGCAGCCATTTGGACTACATAATGATCAGCTTTCTTATGGTCGCAAATAATATAAGGAATCCATTGATCGCGGCGGGGGATAACTTGAGGATTCCATTTTTTGG ATGGCTTCTGAGAGGTCTGGGTGCTTTCTTCATAAAACGTCGTATCGACCCAGAATCAGGACGCAAGGATCTTCTCTATCGCGCAACTCTTCAAACGTACATCATGGAGAGTCTTCGTGCCGGGCATAACATGGAATTCTTCGTGGAAGGTGGCCGCACGAGAACCGGGAAACCTTGTATGCCGAAGAGTGGCATCCTGAGTGTTATCGTCGACGCGTACATGGACGGCACCATCGAGGACGCGTTTCTGATACCTATAGCGATCAATTACGAACGACTGGTGGACGGAAATTTCGTTAGGGAACAATTGGGACAGCCAAAGAAAATGGAGACTTTCACGTCGACGATCAAAGCCATGTGGTCAACGTTAATGGGTCGTTACGGTATCGTCAAAATCGATTTctgtcaaccgttttccctcagg GAAATGGTAAAGACGTTCCAAGCTCAGCAAAATAAATTAGCTCTAAGAAATCCATCGGAACGACCTTTAAAATACACTATGTCGAATTCGTCTCTTTACGGTACGGATGTAATCGTGGAAGAACAACGACAATTGGTGGACAGCATCGCCCGACACGTTGTATATG ATTCGTCTAAATCTATGCCGATTATGTCAACCAATGTTGtggcatttttattattaaataagttcCGAGATGGTTGTACATTAGACAAACTGGTCGAAACGTTTGACTCAATGAGACAAGAGTTGGAATTTGCTGACAATAACGTAGCGTTTTGCGGAGAGAGCGTTGACATCATTAAACACGCG CTGGATATCTTGGGACCGGGTTTGGTGACGCAACAGCGACAGGAAATCACCGAGGCTGTTAACGGCGATCAATCCTACAAATCGAACGTCGTCATAGCGATCCGTCCTGTGTCGATTCTACCGAATGTGATCGAGCTGTCGTATTACAGCAATACTATGTTGTTGTATTATGTTATGGATAGTATAGTAG TAACTGCTTTGTATGCTGAATTGCAGTCCCAGCTCAATAATCCGATCGCGATCGCAGAGAACAATATTACGGTGTTACAAAACAGTCTACTCGAGCGAGCACTTAAGTTGTGTGACATTCTTAGGTATGAGTTTATTTTCTGCCGGCCCTGCCAGGAACTGAGAGACATAGTTATTGAAACGATACAGAATCTTTCGCATAAGGGCATTATTACCCAGAAAGAG CAAGTTTACCTGGAGGATGAACTCTGGAGCAAAAGATACGCGAGAAATTTTGATGATAGTTCGGACGAGGAGTACTCGAGAGAACGGGAAATCCAAAAGAttgaatataaagtaaatttcttttcttaa